A genomic region of Eucalyptus grandis isolate ANBG69807.140 chromosome 5, ASM1654582v1, whole genome shotgun sequence contains the following coding sequences:
- the LOC120293759 gene encoding uncharacterized protein LOC120293759, with amino-acid sequence MAGTGLNISIFAIVMILDGLVKYGERVYVLWAASSEQFRDSIPDPPSNYSKILEQHKLMEAEGYDVIPHEVIEVRDVIVENNVDGADLSSLEETLDPAKLYKHLLLSFEDRDTSRSVLKDKNFHVAFKIIEIELGMMYDLLYTKAMAIHTSWGFARRIIGLVSTCIILVLFILIKDQRYSIADLCMTFVLLGVAIFLEIYALAVLLFSDKTACWLIKEKKFAVLDIINWLKPLTKRRRWSDHMAQYNLLSFALKEKHLFCHRLLGYLHIDEKVEKLLYKHHKKVTKDLKRLLMSHFTEMQSLWTTRGSRVLQKFNRMESLKWSIELEFDQSILIWHIATELCCHPEDKDSLKNPPYDEPHVRENITSRSKIGKCLSRYMLYILVMYPVMLPTGIGRIKFQETYVEAMKFFNEFREPNEENVRGYMKYVMKCAGFCASAWQHIKRRKKRKFDITGACNQLREQVKTKLNLTVAKGDRSKYVLFHGCRLASQLDKIESQEEKWEIISEVWAEMLCYAASKCKGSYHAQQLRRGGELLTHVWLMAHFGLTDHFQIPHAPAIAELIMK; translated from the exons ATGGCGGGGACTGGCCTGAATATATCCATCTTTGCCATCGTGATGATTCTTGACGGGCTCGTCAAGTATGGCGAAAGGGTTTATGTGCTCTGGGCTGCCAGCAGTGAGCAGTTCAGGGACTCCATACCCGACCCACCTTCTAATTATTCGAAGATATTGGAGCAACATAAGTTGATGGAGGCTGAAGGCTACGACGTCATACCGCATGAAGTGATTGAGGTCCGTGATGTGATCGTGGAAAACAACGTGGATGGTGCTGATCTTTCGTCTCTGGAGGAAACACTTGATCCGGCGAAGCTTTATAAGC ATCTCCTGCTGAGTTTCGAGGATCGCGACACAAGTCGGTCAGTGCTCAAGGATAAGAATTTCCACGTGGCCTTCAAGATCATCGAGATTGAATTGGGAATGATGTATGATTTGCTCTACACGAAGGCCATGGCAATCCATACCAGTTGGGGCTTCGCTCGCCGCATAATTGGATTGGTTTCGACCTGCATCATATTGGTACTCTTCATCCTGATCAAGGATCAGCGATACTCAATAGCCGATCTTTGTATGACCTTTGTACTCCTAGGAGTGGCCATATTCCTGGAGATTTATGCTTTGgctgttcttcttttctctgaCAAGACGGCATGTTGGTTgatcaaggaaaagaaattcgCTGTCTTGGATATCATCAATTGGTTGAAACCTCTGACTAAACGGCGCCGATGGTCGGATCACATGGCTCAATACAACCTACTGAGCTTTGCGCTCAAAGAGAAGCACCTCTTTTGCCATCGACTCCTCGGATATCTGCACATTGACGAGAAGGTCGAGAAGCTCCTTTACAAACATCACAAGAAAGTGACCAAAGATCTAAAGAGACTTCTAATGTCACATTTCACGGAAATGCAATCCCTGTGGACCACCAGAGGAAGCAGGGTGCTCCAAAAGTTCAACAGAATGGAGAGTTTGAAATGGAGCATTGAGTTGGAGTTCGACCAAAGCATCCTTATTTGGCATATCGCGACCGAATTGTGTTGCCACCCGGAAGACAAAGACAGTTTGAAAAATCCGCCTTACGACGAACCACATGTCAGAGAAAACATCACATCGAGATCCAAGATCGGCAAGTGCTTGTCTCGATACATGCTGTATATCCTTGTCATGTACCCTGTGATGCTGCCGACTGGGATTGGACGCATCAAGTTTCAAGAAACGTATGTCGAGGCCATGAAATTCTTCAATGAGTTCCGCGAGcccaatgaagaaaatgttcgAGGTTATATGAAGTACGTGATGAAATGTGCAGGATTCTGCGCAAGTGCTTGGCAACATAtcaagagaaggaagaagcgCAAATTCGATATAACTGGTGCCTGCAACCAGCTGCGGGAGCAGGTGAAGACAAAGCTGAATTTGACGGTTGCAAAGGGAGACCGGAGCAAGTACGTGCTGTTCCATGGGTGTCGGCTCGCGTCGCAGCTGGACAAGATCGAGAGTCAAGAGGAGAAGTGGGAAATAATAAGCGAGGTGTGGGCTGAGATGTTGTGCTATGCAGCGAGCAAGTGCAAAGGGAGTTATCATGCACAGCAActgaggagaggaggagagctTCTGACTCATGTCTGGCTCATGGCTCATTTCGGCTTGACCGATCACTTCCAGATTCCACATGCCCCAGCTATAGCTGAGTTGATTATGAAGTAG
- the LOC120293760 gene encoding casein kinase II subunit alpha-1-like: MAAITLYVSSKPIIVRLHGEPSSSIFLPSSRSGRSIRTFREVAGEWAPGGGPSVHESIPPPRAVSFHLHLLRALTLIALRAPVVHLPVEGTPAGGGSIPAPRHGGRCDHKISRRSDLGSMSKARVYADVNVIGPEEYWDYESLAVQWGFHCSKNRR, translated from the exons ATGGCTGCAATCACATTGTACGTATCTTCCAAACCAATCATAGTTCGTCTCCATGGAGAAC CGTCGTCGTCGATCTTCCTGCCCTCGTCGCGAAGCGGAAGGAGCATAAGGACGTTCCGAGAAGTCGCAGGCGAATGGGCTCCCGGCGGTGGTCCATCGGTTCATGAGAGCATCCCGCCACCGCGCGCCGTCTCcttccacctccacctcctgcGCGCACTCACCCTCATCGCCCTGCGTGCGCCGGTCGTGCACCTCCCCGTCGAGGGCACCCCCGCCGGCGGCGGCTCCATCCCTGCCCCTCGCCACGGCGGCCGCTGCGATCACAAGATCTCGCGCCGGAGCGACCTCGGAAGCATGTCCAAAGCCCGGGTTTACGCCGACGTCAACGTGATCGGGCCCGAGGAGTATTGGGATTACGAGTCCCTCGCGGTGCAGTGGGG CTTTCATTGTTCAAAAAATCGCCGGTAG
- the LOC120293758 gene encoding putative disease resistance RPP13-like protein 2 — protein sequence MAASEKILITLRLLESGVDNEQQSSDHGLRLLERARDAGDFADEFLLEALQHLMSHKGRFAKIRALVHFMSLRMRAWATEKMALRFITSLEDLSTHLSPVQDLPPCDLLNLDENASSRNVHLGNVRWNGNVESDIVGREDGERELLARLTVQDNDQDTLRLRFVSVVGEEAIGKTALVRSVFNRLDIDHSFQCRVWVHVPEEFTLKDLLVRILKQTPQQELKDLEHIKEENLKEILHKSLMELRYLIVFDNLHEANVMDELMILLVDSKNGSRVVITTPVPEIPSLIDPWASPLKLNKLDADQSKRLLRQCGPVAEDPGLMAGILSKCSGSPLSILLLGGIAAASNDSSPVMEDQHADNHTLHDIVSLSYHKLPSLVKPCLLSLCLFPKDMEIPTRRLFRLWLAKGLVEAVGFTAIACFEELVGRNLVQVARRRKLSGRPKSCRVPSFLHDFLCKMATQLRLLQIHSDTQCTNHSEESKVVNGCSSWIVKYQDDYYHQGFQKSAETEDHQHSGIHLQHLRSYVSFKTQKHGTRSREVEELLRPLIAKADCCLLRVLDLEGVYKPSLPAGLGNVLLNLRYLGLRWAVLDSIPESVGNMSRLETLDLKHTNVRNLPSSIWKAKSLQHLYMNEVCFNKSTNHRAPLAEYPNNLQTLWGLYVGAAKSPMLDVPSKLSSLEKLGLTCNSPAVKEATECMLRLTMLRSLKLRSRDLFGQPSDLNLSNMTGLEWISELYLLGGLPEASLGHLPRKLKILTLSLSGLDVDPMMVLGKFESLEILNLFAGSYNGRVLGCSASSFPRLRILKLWKLEGVKEAYVDETALCCLEELEIKKCGRLTSIHSLDHIESLKQIRLIEVKEKLAKNIKDGLPRRVFIKEDQLVISRSSAQVVVFHCF from the exons atggctgCTTCCGAG AAAATCTTAATCACCTTGAGGTTACTGGAATCCGGCGTCGACAATGAGCAGCAAAGCAGTGACCATGGACTGCGCCTCCTGGAACGAGCTCGAGATGCTGGGGACTTTGCCGATGAGTTCCTCTTGGAAGCATTACAGCACTTGATGTCACACAAGGGCCGCTTCGCAAAAATTCGTGCATTAGTCCACTTCATGTCGCTCAGGATGCGCGCATGGGCCACTGAAAAGATGGCCCTCCGTTTCATCACCAGTCTTGAGGACTTGTCCACTCACCTTTCCCCAGTGCAAGATCTACCTCCTTGTGATCTGCTTAATCTTGATGAAAATGCTTCATCGAGGAATGTGCATCTAGGGAATGTACGTTGGAATGGAAATGTCGAGTCGGACATTGTGGGCCGTGAAGATGGAGAGCGTGAGCTCCTAGCTAGGTTGACCGTGCAAGATAATGATCAGGACACGTTGAGACTTCGCTTTGTTTCGGTGGTGGGAGAAGAAGCCATTGGCAAGACGGCTCTTGTGAGGAGTGTGTTCAACAGACTCGATATAGATCATAGCTTCCAATGTCGCGTCTGGGTTCATGTTCCCGAAGAATTCACCTTGAAAGATCTCTTGGTGCGGATACTCAAGCAAACACCTCAGCAAGAACTGAAGGATCTAGAGcacataaaagaagaaaacctaAAAGAGATCCTTCATAAGTCCTTGATGGAATTGAGGTATCTCATCGTGTTTGACAATTTGCATGAGGCCAATGTCATGGACGAGCTCATGATCCTCCTTGTAGACTCGAAGAATGGAAGCCGAGTCGTCATCACTACTCCAGTTCCTGAAATTCCATCCCTTATAGACCCCTGGGCTTCTCCtctcaaattgaacaaattagatGCAGACCAGAGCAAGCGCTTGTTGAGGCAATGTGGCCCTGTTGCCGAAGATCCAGGGCTCATGGCAGGGATTCTGAGCAAGTGCAGTGGCTCACCTCTGAGCATTTTGCTGCTTGGAGGAATCGCAGCGGCAAGCAATGATTCTTCTCCTGTCATGGAGGACCAGCACGCTGATAATCACACGCTCCATGATATCGTGTCCTTGAGCTACCACAAATTGCCTTCCCTGGTCAAGCCCTGTTTGCTTTCCTTGTGCCTCTTTCCCAAAGACATGGAGATCCCAACAAGGAGGCTCTTCCGGCTATGGCTAGCCAAAGGATTGGTTGAAGCGGTCGGGTTCACGGCCATAGCATGCTTTGAAGAATTGGTCGGTCGAAACTTGGTTCAGGTGGCGAGGCGTAGGAAGCTCAGTGGAAGGCCCAAATCGTGCCGCGTGCCTAGTTTCCTGCACGATTTCTTGTGCAAGATGGCAACGCAACTCAGACTTCTTCAAATCCATTCCGACACCCAGTGCACCAATCACAGCGAGGAATCCAAGGTTGTTAATGGATGCTCATCATGGATTGTGAAGTACCAAGATGATTATTATCACCAAGGATTTCAGAAGAGTGCTGAGACAGAGGATCATCAGCACAGCGGCATCCACCTCCAACACCTCCGTTCCTACGTGTCCTTCAAAACTCAGAAGCATGGTACGCGCTCGAGGGAAGTGGAAGAGTTGCTCCGGCCCTTGATTGCAAAGGCAGACTGTTGTCTGCTCAGGGTGCTTGATCTGGAGGGGGTTTACAAGCCATCGCTCCCGGCTGGACTTGGCAATGTACTGCTGAACTTGAGGTACTTGGGATTGCGATGGGCGGTCCTTGATTCGATCCCTGAATCAGTTGGGAACATGTCCCGCCTCGAGACGTTGGATCTGAAGCACACTAACGTTAGGAATTTGCCAAGTTCGATTTGGAAGGCGAAGTCCCTCCAGCACCTGTACATGAACGAGGTATGCTTCAATAAGTCCACCAATCATCGTGCACCGTTGGCAGAGTACCCGAACAATCTCCAAACCTTATGGGGGTTATATGTTGGAGCTGCTAAGAGTCCCATGCTCGACGTGCCTAGTAAATTGAGCAGTCTCGAGAAATTGGGACTGACCTGTAATTCTCCAGCGGTGAAGGAAGCCACCGAGTGCATGTTGAGGCTCACCATGCTTCGATCCCTGAAGCTGAGATCCAGGGATCTCTTCGGTCAGCCCTCGGATCTCAACTTAAGCAACATGACGGGACTCGAGTGGATTTCAGAGCTGTACTTGCTCGGGGGCTTGCCTGAAGCCAGCTTGGGGCACCTTCCTCGGAAGCTGAAAATCCTTACCTTGTCCCTGTCCGGACTAGATGTTGATCCGATGATGGTCCTAGGAAAGTTTGAGAGCTTGGAAATTCTCAACTTATTCGCGGGGTCTTATAACGGTCGAGTATTGGGGTGCTCTGCATCCTCGTTCCCACGCCTTCGCATCTTGAAATTGTGGAAGTTAGAGGGAGTGAAAGAAGCTTATGTAGACGAAACCGCTCTTTGCTGCCTGGAAGAGCTGGAGATCAAGAAATGTGGACGCCTAACTTCGATTCATTCATTGGATCATATTGAATCCCTGAAACAAATTCGTTTGATTGAAGTGAAGGAAAAATTGGCGAAGAACATCAAAGACGGATTGCCCCGACGAGTATTCATCAAAGAGGACCAATTGGTGATCTCTCGTTCGTCTGCGCAGGTAGTAGTATTTCATTGCTTTTAG